The genomic window TCCCACCATATGCGTCGCCAATTCAGGAGGAGCCGATAGTACAGCGCTCCTATTACTCACAAAAAACTGGACTGACAAAAACAACGGAAAATTAGTTTCTCTTACCATAAATCATGGTCTTAGAAAGGAAGCGGAAAAAGAAGCCAAACAAGTTGTTAAATGGTGTGAATACCACAATATTGAAAGCCATATCATTAAATGGCAACATGGCAAAGTCTTATCATCAATCCAAGAACAAGCAAGAAGCGCTCGCTATGAGCTACTAACCAAATGGTGTAAAAATAATAGCATATTACATTTACTCACCGCTCATCATAACAACGATCAAATTGAGACTATGATTTTCCGCTTATTACGAAAAAGTGGAATAGAAGGATTAAGCGCGATACCATATCAAAGAGTTGAAAATAACGTTAGAATATTGCGCCCATTACTCAGCGTTAAAAAATCAGAATTAATAGATTTTCTAAAAAACAACTCTCAGGAGTGGATAGAAGACCCATCAAACCAAGATGATAATTACAGCCGTGTATTAATTAGAAAGTCGCTGAATGATTATAACCAAGTTAATAACAGTGAAGAACATATTATCAAATCAGCTAATAACATAATAACATCATTCTCTATTTTTCGTAACATACTGGAAAACAAAGTAGCTAGTTATCTAACTAATATAGTAAAAATTTATCCTTCCGGATATTCTACTATAACAGTAGAAGATTTTTTAAGATTAGAAAAAAATATCGCCATTAAAATACTAACCGCCATATCTCAAACAGTTAGTGGTTCATACTACCCTACCCGTAGTTATAAAATAGAAAATATTTACAGTGAGCTACTAAATGAACTGATAAAAGAAAAAAATAAAGTTAGGAAAAGTCTGTCTGGATTAATATTTGAGGTGATAAAAGATGAGATATTTATTTATCGTGAAGTAGAATATATTGAAAAACCCGTTAAAATACCGAATAACACCCTAATATTCTGGGATAATCGTTTTCTAATAACGCTTACAGATAGTAATTCATTACACAAAACACCTAAAATTCCTGAGTTAATAATACGTTCTTTATCAAATGATGGGCTTAAATATATTGAAAATAATAATAGATATTCACTTAAAAAGACTATACCAGCTAGGATTTTGTGTACGTTTCCATCTATCTGGATAATAAATAAAGAAACATCTCTTGAAGAACTGGTGGCAACTCCCCATATAGATTATACGAATAGGTCAGATATTATGGCAGAAGTTAATATTAATATACAATTTTATCCTACAAAACCGCTTGCTGGAAACGGTTTTTTCGTTATGAATAACGACTATATAGTTTAGTCATTTATAATTTTTGGAGGACATAGCAAGTGCCCAATTTTGGCAAGAATATATTTATATGGGTAATACTAGGATTATTACTCATAGCCGTCTTTGATGTAGTGCAGAGCAACTCAAGATATGCTGGTTATACTAGAATATCATTTTCTGATTTCCTCAATAAGGTTGAACAAGGACAAGTATCAAATGTCCGGATCAATGCCAGCGATAAGAAAATATCTGTAGTAACAGGTAATCTTAGTGATGGAACCTCGTTTTCTACACAATCGCCTGATTATCCAAAACTTATTGATATGTTGCAGGCACAAAACGTGAAAATTGACGTGTCCACTGATGAAGGTAAGGAATCTATCTGGAGCATATTGCTATCGCTACTACCAATTATATTATTTATCCTGATAGCCGTTTCTTTCATGCGCCAAATGCAGTCTGGCGGTGGTAGAGGCGGCGCGCTTGGCTTTGGAAAGTCGCGAGCTAAACTTCTTACTGAAAAAACCGAGCGTGTTACTTTTGAGGATGTCGCCGGCATAGAAGAAGCTAAAGACGATTTGCACGAAGTTGTAGATTTTCTTAAAGATCCTAATAAATACCGTCGTCTAGGCGCTAAAATTCCAAGAGGATGCTTACTAGTAGGTCCTCCTGGA from Rickettsiales bacterium includes these protein-coding regions:
- the tilS gene encoding tRNA lysidine(34) synthetase TilS; the encoded protein is MAVNNTKNISNIKIANDSAILQKKFDSLMESIGYFEDNPTICVANSGGADSTALLLLTKNWTDKNNGKLVSLTINHGLRKEAEKEAKQVVKWCEYHNIESHIIKWQHGKVLSSIQEQARSARYELLTKWCKNNSILHLLTAHHNNDQIETMIFRLLRKSGIEGLSAIPYQRVENNVRILRPLLSVKKSELIDFLKNNSQEWIEDPSNQDDNYSRVLIRKSLNDYNQVNNSEEHIIKSANNIITSFSIFRNILENKVASYLTNIVKIYPSGYSTITVEDFLRLEKNIAIKILTAISQTVSGSYYPTRSYKIENIYSELLNELIKEKNKVRKSLSGLIFEVIKDEIFIYREVEYIEKPVKIPNNTLIFWDNRFLITLTDSNSLHKTPKIPELIIRSLSNDGLKYIENNNRYSLKKTIPARILCTFPSIWIINKETSLEELVATPHIDYTNRSDIMAEVNINIQFYPTKPLAGNGFFVMNNDYIV